A window of the Coprobacter fastidiosus genome harbors these coding sequences:
- a CDS encoding response regulator transcription factor translates to MAYILLAEDEINIASFIERGLQESGHTVYTVHDGISAWKAIQQKQYDILILDIIMPQMNGLEVCKKFRQTEGYRTPILLLTALGTSDDIVSGLEAGADDYLVKPFNFQELGARIKALVRRSCNDKSVQTLTCADLVLNCNTRKAQRGTQEIELTVKEYRLLEYFLQNQGCVLSRMNLLKNVWDKNFDPNTNIVDVYVNYLRAKIDKDFDKKLIHTVMGTGYIMEAH, encoded by the coding sequence ATGGCTTATATACTTTTAGCTGAAGACGAAATAAATATCGCCTCATTTATTGAACGGGGGCTTCAAGAATCCGGACATACGGTTTATACCGTTCACGATGGGATTTCTGCATGGAAAGCTATACAACAAAAACAATATGATATATTGATTCTGGATATTATAATGCCGCAAATGAACGGGTTGGAAGTTTGTAAGAAATTCAGGCAAACAGAAGGATACCGAACCCCCATACTTTTACTTACGGCATTAGGGACAAGTGACGATATTGTCTCCGGACTGGAGGCCGGGGCTGATGACTATTTAGTAAAGCCCTTTAACTTTCAAGAGCTCGGAGCTCGCATCAAAGCACTTGTTAGACGAAGCTGCAATGACAAGAGTGTACAAACACTAACCTGTGCAGATCTGGTATTGAACTGCAACACCAGAAAAGCTCAACGAGGAACTCAAGAAATAGAACTTACGGTAAAGGAATACCGTCTGTTAGAATATTTTCTCCAAAATCAGGGATGTGTACTTTCAAGAATGAATCTATTAAAAAACGTATGGGACAAAAATTTCGACCCTAACACCAATATTGTGGATGTATATGTCAACTATTTAAGAGCAAAAATAGATAAAGATTTCGATAAAAAACTCATACATACGGTAATGGGTACTGGTTACATTATGGAAGCGCATTAG
- a CDS encoding efflux RND transporter permease subunit: MHKFIDNIIAFSLKNKFFIFFLTFLAVVIGAVSFKHTPIDAFPDVTNTKVTIITQWPGRSAEEIEKFITIPIEIAMNPVQQKTDIRSTTLFGLSVINVMFDDDADDFTARQQVYNLLNDADLPEGVTPEVQPLYGPTGEIFRYTLRSDKKNIRELKTIQDWIIDRSLRSVPGVADIVSFGGEVKTFEVSVNPHQLKNYGISSLELFDAIANSNINVGGDIITKSSQAYVVRGIGLINDMDEIKNIVVKNINGTPILVKHLAEVHESCLPRLGQVGRMNENDVVEGIVIMRKNENPKEVIDALKKKISYINENILPKDVEIVSFYDRENLVNLAVNTVTHNLIEGILLVTFIVLIFMADWRTTVIVGIVIPLALLFAFICLRMMGMSANLLSMGAIDFGIIIDGAVVMVEGIFVALDRKAKESGMTAFNRMSKMGLIRNISKEKAKAVFFSKLIIITALIPIFSFQKVEGKMFSPLAYTLGFALLGALIFTLTLVPVLSSILLKKNVKEKENRFVRFLKEKSSSFFEKCLFYKKTTIGIASAFALFGLWCFTLLGTEFLPQLNEGSIYIRATLPQSISLNESVKLANEMRKELKNYPEVRQIMSQTGRPNDGTDATGFYNIEFHVDIHPEKEWKSKLSKAELIEKMQKDLSRYPGIDFNFSQPITDNVEEAASGVKGSIAVKVFGKDLYYSEQKASQISNILKTVNGIEDVGVIRNIGQPELRIELNEQKLARYGVSKENVQSIIEMAIGGKSASTLYEEEKKFNIMVRYKEEFRQNEDEIGKILVQAMDGTMIPIKELAEIKTITGPLLIFRDNHARFCAVKFSVRGRDMGSAVAEAQKKINEQVVLPEGYTLKWTGDFENQQRASKRLAQVVPISIIIIFIILFILFSNARDAGLVLLNVPFAAAGGIIALLLTDFNFSISAGIGFIALFGICIQNGVIMISDIKQNIKTRLPLQDAIKSSMRSRIRPVIMTAAMAAIGLMPAALSHGIGSESQRPLAIVIIGGLVSATIFALFVFPLIIECFYQKMLYDNNGNLRQRRL; encoded by the coding sequence ATGCATAAATTCATAGATAACATCATTGCATTCTCTCTAAAGAATAAATTTTTTATTTTTTTCTTGACATTTCTTGCTGTCGTCATTGGAGCAGTTTCCTTCAAACATACTCCGATAGATGCATTTCCAGACGTAACGAATACAAAAGTAACGATTATCACCCAATGGCCGGGAAGGAGTGCTGAAGAAATAGAAAAATTCATCACTATTCCGATAGAAATAGCGATGAATCCAGTACAACAAAAAACCGACATTCGATCCACTACATTATTTGGATTATCAGTCATCAACGTAATGTTCGATGATGATGCAGATGATTTTACGGCACGACAACAAGTATATAATTTGTTAAACGATGCAGATCTTCCGGAAGGGGTAACACCAGAAGTACAACCCCTATACGGACCTACCGGAGAAATCTTTCGTTACACTTTACGAAGCGATAAAAAAAATATCCGAGAGTTAAAAACAATTCAAGATTGGATTATCGACCGTAGCCTCCGTTCTGTGCCTGGAGTTGCTGATATTGTCAGTTTCGGAGGAGAAGTTAAGACTTTCGAAGTAAGTGTAAATCCTCATCAACTAAAAAACTACGGTATTTCATCGTTAGAATTATTTGATGCCATCGCAAACAGTAATATCAATGTAGGAGGAGATATAATAACCAAGAGTTCTCAAGCCTATGTGGTCCGTGGAATCGGGTTAATCAACGACATGGACGAGATCAAAAACATTGTCGTAAAAAATATAAACGGAACTCCTATTTTAGTAAAACACCTGGCTGAAGTACACGAATCGTGCCTACCTCGTTTAGGACAAGTAGGACGCATGAACGAGAACGATGTGGTAGAAGGCATTGTCATTATGCGAAAAAATGAAAATCCCAAAGAAGTCATCGATGCGCTGAAAAAAAAGATCTCTTATATCAATGAAAACATATTACCTAAAGATGTAGAAATAGTATCATTTTATGATAGAGAGAATCTGGTAAATCTTGCAGTCAATACGGTAACTCACAATCTCATCGAGGGGATATTGTTAGTTACTTTTATCGTTTTGATATTTATGGCAGATTGGCGTACTACCGTTATTGTCGGGATCGTGATACCTCTGGCTCTTTTATTTGCCTTTATCTGTCTTCGTATGATGGGTATGTCTGCAAATCTTCTATCTATGGGAGCAATCGATTTCGGGATTATCATAGACGGGGCAGTCGTAATGGTAGAAGGAATTTTCGTTGCATTAGACCGTAAAGCAAAAGAAAGTGGAATGACTGCATTTAACAGAATGTCTAAAATGGGGTTGATCCGAAATATTTCCAAAGAAAAGGCTAAAGCCGTCTTCTTTTCAAAACTAATCATTATCACGGCACTAATTCCGATTTTCTCTTTCCAAAAAGTAGAAGGGAAAATGTTTTCTCCCCTCGCCTATACACTTGGCTTTGCTCTATTGGGAGCTTTAATATTTACTTTGACTTTAGTACCGGTATTATCTTCAATACTGCTGAAAAAAAACGTAAAAGAAAAAGAAAACCGATTTGTTCGTTTTCTAAAAGAAAAATCCTCTTCTTTCTTTGAAAAATGCCTCTTCTACAAAAAAACCACGATCGGAATTGCAAGTGCTTTTGCACTTTTCGGATTATGGTGCTTTACATTGCTCGGGACAGAGTTTCTTCCGCAATTGAATGAAGGCTCTATCTACATCCGGGCAACTTTGCCTCAAAGTATTTCTCTAAATGAATCGGTAAAACTGGCAAACGAGATGAGAAAAGAGCTGAAAAATTACCCTGAGGTACGACAAATTATGTCACAAACCGGACGTCCTAATGATGGGACAGATGCAACCGGTTTTTACAATATCGAATTTCATGTGGATATTCATCCAGAAAAAGAATGGAAAAGTAAACTTTCCAAAGCCGAACTTATTGAAAAAATGCAAAAGGATCTGAGCAGATATCCCGGAATAGATTTCAATTTTTCTCAACCTATTACCGACAATGTAGAAGAAGCCGCTTCCGGAGTAAAGGGTTCAATTGCTGTAAAAGTTTTTGGCAAAGATCTCTATTATTCTGAACAAAAGGCTTCTCAAATCAGTAATATATTAAAAACCGTAAATGGAATAGAAGATGTAGGAGTAATCCGAAACATAGGACAGCCAGAATTAAGAATAGAGCTGAATGAACAAAAACTTGCCCGTTACGGAGTATCGAAAGAGAATGTTCAAAGTATTATAGAAATGGCTATTGGAGGCAAATCGGCATCGACCTTATACGAAGAAGAAAAAAAATTTAACATTATGGTACGTTATAAAGAAGAATTTAGACAAAATGAAGACGAAATAGGAAAAATTCTCGTTCAAGCAATGGACGGAACAATGATCCCCATAAAAGAATTAGCAGAAATAAAAACAATCACAGGACCTCTACTTATATTTCGGGATAATCATGCCCGATTCTGTGCGGTCAAATTCTCGGTACGAGGAAGAGATATGGGAAGTGCTGTTGCCGAAGCACAAAAGAAAATCAACGAACAAGTCGTTTTACCCGAAGGTTATACATTAAAATGGACAGGTGATTTCGAAAATCAACAACGTGCATCCAAACGATTAGCCCAAGTCGTTCCTATCAGCATCATTATTATATTTATCATTCTATTTATTTTATTTTCCAATGCTCGAGATGCCGGACTTGTCCTACTCAATGTTCCGTTCGCTGCTGCAGGCGGAATAATAGCTCTTCTGTTAACCGATTTCAATTTTTCCATATCTGCCGGAATCGGATTTATAGCTTTGTTCGGAATATGTATTCAAAACGGCGTTATTATGATTTCGGACATCAAACAAAACATTAAAACTCGGCTACCTCTTCAGGATGCAATAAAATCAAGCATGCGTTCCCGAATACGTCCTGTAATAATGACTGCTGCTATGGCAGCAATAGGATTAATGCCGGCTGCACTGAGTCATGGCATAGGATCTGAATCACAACGACCATTGGCAATTGTAATAATCGGGGGATTGGTCAGTGCAACCATCTTCGCTCTTTTTGTTTTCCCACTAATAATCGAATGTTTTTATCAGAAAATGTTATATGACAACAACGGCAATCTTAGACAAAGACGATTGTAA
- a CDS encoding efflux RND transporter periplasmic adaptor subunit, whose translation MKGKSSIFHILLLFVLFSCSGKKITEKNPSSEIISDSLQEIISIDTVQIYKISDELTLNGRVTLDPKQTARVFPIFGGTITEINAEIGDYVKKGNTLAIIRSGEAADYEKQLKDAVENVKTAQRNLQATEDMFHSGMTSEKDVMIARQELTNAHNEQQRLQEIFSIYHIQPNSFYQIKAPVTGFIIDKNINKGMQIRNDQDGDLFTISGLNDVWIIADIYESDINKIHENDSVRITTLAYPDKEFTGIIEKISHILDPESKTMNARIELKNIDHILKPGMFTNIHVQSTLFEKSMPRIDTQALIFENGKNYVIAITPDNRTKIKEIEIYKRSGKYCYLSSGLNEGEKIIIQNALLVYNALKAN comes from the coding sequence ATGAAAGGGAAATCATCTATATTCCACATCTTACTACTTTTTGTTCTTTTTTCTTGCTCCGGGAAAAAGATAACAGAAAAAAATCCCTCATCCGAAATTATTTCTGACAGTCTGCAAGAGATTATTTCTATCGATACCGTACAAATATATAAAATCTCAGACGAGTTGACTCTCAACGGACGAGTAACTCTCGATCCGAAACAAACGGCTCGTGTTTTTCCAATATTCGGAGGGACTATTACAGAAATAAATGCAGAAATCGGTGACTATGTAAAAAAAGGTAATACATTGGCCATAATCCGAAGCGGAGAAGCCGCCGATTATGAAAAACAATTGAAAGACGCCGTAGAAAATGTAAAAACTGCACAAAGAAATTTACAAGCTACCGAAGACATGTTTCACTCTGGCATGACTTCAGAAAAAGATGTCATGATAGCACGACAGGAACTTACCAACGCTCATAATGAACAACAACGATTACAAGAGATTTTCTCCATATATCACATTCAGCCGAATTCATTTTACCAAATTAAAGCACCTGTAACCGGATTTATAATAGATAAAAATATCAATAAAGGAATGCAAATACGCAACGATCAAGATGGGGATCTTTTTACTATTTCAGGACTTAATGATGTATGGATAATTGCTGATATTTATGAAAGCGATATCAATAAAATACATGAAAACGATTCGGTAAGAATCACGACATTAGCTTATCCGGACAAAGAGTTTACGGGTATCATCGAAAAAATATCTCATATACTCGACCCGGAAAGTAAAACAATGAATGCCAGAATTGAACTCAAAAATATAGATCATATTCTTAAACCTGGTATGTTTACCAATATTCATGTACAATCGACTCTTTTTGAAAAATCAATGCCCCGCATCGACACTCAGGCTCTAATTTTTGAAAATGGCAAAAATTATGTTATTGCCATAACTCCCGATAATCGTACGAAAATCAAGGAAATAGAAATATACAAACGATCCGGGAAATATTGTTATTTAAGTTCAGGTCTAAACGAAGGTGAAAAAATTATCATCCAAAATGCTCTTTTGGTGTACAATGCTTTAAAAGCTAACTAA
- a CDS encoding TolC family protein yields the protein MKKNLITLCFCGCLLYGNAQPDSTQLSLQKAEQIFISRNLTLIAERYNIDIAQAKITQVKLWDNPSLSLEQNIYNRLNDKYFDVGKDGEASVEIEQIIQIAGQRNKRIKLEKINKENAKYQFEEVLRTLKSKLRETCIEIYFDNRSVKVYDTEIAALKLLLNTYQEQHQKGNLSLLEISRLEALLFSLEKDKSEITARLIENKETLNLLLNYEAGKPISPIIDTSVADKYKLEEIPYNDLCLTLTERPDIKISHTELQASKANLKLQKSMAAPEFAVKGIYDRAGNFINNYFAIGINISIPLFDRNQGNIKAARFDIQKKIKEKDLSIEKARSEVYATYSQLKRALQLYRSGNSELENNFDTLISGVNENFKLRNINMLEFIDYYESYKEVCLQLCESRKNVFLLMEKLNTLTGKNIFNY from the coding sequence ATGAAAAAAAATTTAATCACTTTATGTTTCTGCGGATGCCTACTTTATGGAAATGCACAACCGGACAGTACTCAACTGTCCTTACAAAAAGCTGAGCAAATTTTCATTTCCAGAAATTTAACACTTATTGCCGAACGATATAATATCGACATTGCACAAGCAAAGATTACACAAGTCAAATTATGGGATAATCCGTCTTTATCTCTTGAACAAAACATATATAACCGATTAAACGATAAATACTTCGATGTCGGCAAAGATGGTGAAGCCAGTGTAGAGATAGAGCAAATTATCCAAATTGCAGGACAAAGAAACAAACGTATCAAATTAGAAAAGATAAATAAAGAAAATGCAAAATACCAATTTGAAGAAGTTTTGCGAACACTCAAAAGTAAACTCCGTGAAACATGTATAGAAATTTATTTCGATAATCGGTCTGTTAAAGTCTATGATACAGAAATAGCTGCGTTAAAACTTTTACTGAACACCTATCAAGAACAACATCAAAAAGGGAACTTATCTCTTCTGGAAATCTCACGACTTGAAGCATTACTCTTTTCTTTAGAGAAAGACAAAAGTGAAATTACCGCCCGGCTTATAGAAAATAAAGAGACATTGAACCTGCTACTGAATTATGAGGCCGGCAAACCAATTTCTCCTATTATCGATACATCTGTAGCCGACAAATACAAATTAGAAGAAATACCCTATAATGATCTATGCCTGACATTAACGGAAAGACCTGATATAAAAATATCCCATACAGAACTACAAGCTTCAAAAGCAAATCTGAAACTCCAGAAATCAATGGCTGCCCCTGAATTCGCCGTAAAAGGGATATATGACCGAGCCGGGAATTTTATAAATAATTATTTTGCCATAGGGATAAACATATCCATTCCTTTATTTGACAGAAACCAAGGAAATATCAAGGCTGCTCGATTTGATATACAAAAGAAAATTAAAGAAAAAGATTTATCAATAGAAAAAGCCCGATCAGAAGTATATGCAACATACTCTCAATTAAAAAGAGCATTACAACTTTACCGTTCAGGAAACTCCGAACTGGAAAATAATTTCGATACATTAATATCGGGAGTAAATGAGAATTTCAAGTTACGAAATATCAATATGCTTGAATTTATCGATTACTATGAAAGCTATAAAGAGGTATGTCTGCAATTGTGCGAATCCAGAAAAAACGTTTTCCTACTTATGGAAAAGCTAAATACACTTACCGGAAAAAATATTTTCAATTATTAA